A region from the Citrobacter telavivensis genome encodes:
- the aceF gene encoding pyruvate dehydrogenase complex dihydrolipoyllysine-residue acetyltransferase has product MAIEIKVPDIGADEVEITEILVKVGDKVEAEQSLITVEGDKASMEVPSPQAGVVKEIKVSVGDKTETGALIMIFDSADGAAAAAPAPAEEKKEAAPAAAPAAAAAKEVHVPDIGGDEVEVTEIMVKVGDTVAAEQSLITVEGDKASMEVPAPFAGTVKEIKINTGDKVSTGSLIMVFEVAGAAPAAAPAQAAAPAAAAAPAASGAKDVNVPDIGGDEVEVTEVMVKVGDKVAAEQSLITVEGDKASMEVPAPFAGTVKEIKISTGDKVKTGSLIMVFEVEGAAPAAATPQQAPAPAASAPAPAAAAPAAKAEGKSEFAENDAYVHATPLIRRLAREFGVNLAKVKGTGRKGRILREDVQTYVKDAIKRAEAAPAAAAGGGIPGMLPWPKVDFSKFGEIEEVELGRIQKISGANLSRNWVMIPHVTHFDKTDITDLEAFRKQQNAEAEKRKLDVKFTPVVFIMKAVAAALEQMPRFNSSLSEDGQRLTLKKYINIGVAVDTPNGLVVPVFKDVNKKSVTELSRELTVISKKARDGKLTAGEMQGGCFTISSIGGLGTTHFAPIVNAPEVAILGVSKSAMEPVWNGKEFVPRLMMPISLSFDHRVIDGADGARFITIINNMLSDIRRLVM; this is encoded by the coding sequence ATGGCTATCGAAATCAAAGTACCGGACATCGGGGCAGATGAAGTTGAAATCACCGAGATCCTGGTCAAAGTGGGCGACAAGGTTGAAGCAGAACAGTCGCTGATCACCGTAGAAGGCGATAAAGCCTCTATGGAAGTCCCGTCTCCGCAGGCTGGCGTTGTTAAAGAGATCAAAGTCTCTGTTGGCGACAAAACCGAGACCGGCGCACTTATCATGATATTCGATTCCGCTGACGGTGCAGCAGCCGCTGCACCTGCTCCGGCAGAAGAGAAGAAAGAAGCGGCTCCGGCTGCGGCACCGGCTGCTGCGGCAGCGAAAGAAGTACACGTACCGGATATCGGCGGCGACGAAGTTGAAGTCACTGAAATCATGGTTAAAGTGGGCGACACCGTTGCGGCTGAACAGTCCCTGATCACCGTTGAAGGCGACAAGGCTTCGATGGAAGTCCCGGCCCCGTTCGCGGGTACCGTGAAAGAGATCAAAATCAACACCGGTGACAAAGTGTCCACCGGGTCGCTTATCATGGTCTTCGAAGTGGCGGGCGCGGCCCCGGCTGCGGCTCCAGCACAGGCGGCTGCTCCGGCAGCGGCGGCGGCACCTGCCGCTTCTGGCGCGAAAGACGTTAACGTACCGGATATCGGCGGTGACGAAGTTGAAGTGACCGAGGTGATGGTGAAAGTGGGCGACAAAGTGGCCGCTGAGCAGTCACTGATCACCGTTGAAGGCGATAAAGCGTCAATGGAAGTCCCGGCGCCGTTCGCGGGTACCGTTAAAGAAATCAAAATCAGCACCGGCGATAAAGTTAAAACCGGCTCTCTGATTATGGTCTTCGAAGTGGAAGGTGCAGCGCCTGCTGCTGCCACGCCACAGCAGGCTCCAGCACCGGCGGCCTCTGCACCTGCACCAGCTGCCGCTGCTCCAGCAGCGAAAGCCGAAGGCAAATCTGAGTTTGCTGAGAACGACGCTTACGTCCATGCGACCCCGCTGATTCGCCGTCTGGCGCGCGAGTTCGGTGTGAACCTGGCGAAAGTGAAGGGTACAGGCCGTAAAGGTCGCATCCTGCGCGAAGACGTTCAGACTTACGTGAAAGACGCTATTAAGCGTGCGGAAGCCGCTCCGGCAGCCGCAGCAGGTGGCGGTATTCCGGGCATGCTGCCGTGGCCGAAGGTCGACTTCAGCAAGTTTGGTGAAATCGAAGAAGTGGAACTGGGCCGCATCCAGAAAATCTCTGGTGCTAACCTGAGCCGTAACTGGGTGATGATCCCGCACGTTACGCACTTCGACAAAACCGATATCACCGATCTGGAAGCGTTCCGTAAACAGCAGAACGCTGAAGCTGAGAAGCGCAAACTGGATGTGAAATTCACCCCGGTGGTCTTCATCATGAAAGCGGTTGCTGCGGCGCTTGAGCAGATGCCACGCTTTAACAGTTCGCTGTCGGAAGACGGTCAGCGTCTGACGCTGAAGAAATACATCAATATCGGTGTGGCGGTTGATACGCCAAACGGTCTGGTTGTTCCGGTCTTTAAAGACGTGAACAAGAAGAGCGTTACCGAACTGTCTCGCGAACTGACGGTTATCTCTAAAAAAGCGCGTGACGGTAAGCTGACCGCGGGCGAAATGCAGGGCGGTTGCTTCACCATCTCCAGCATCGGCGGCCTGGGTACCACCCACTTTGCACCGATTGTGAACGCGCCGGAAGTGGCTATCCTCGGTGTGTCCAAGTCAGCGATGGAGCCGGTGTGGAACGGTAAAGAGTTTGTACCGCGTCTGATGATGCCTATCTCTCTGTCCTTCGACCACCGTGTGATTGACGGTGCTGATGGTGCGCGTTTCATTACCATCATCAACAATATGCTGTCTGACATTCGCCGCCTGGTGATGTAA